From Candidatus Eisenbacteria bacterium, a single genomic window includes:
- the tuf gene encoding elongation factor Tu (EF-Tu; promotes GTP-dependent binding of aminoacyl-tRNA to the A-site of ribosomes during protein biosynthesis; when the tRNA anticodon matches the mRNA codon, GTP hydrolysis results; the inactive EF-Tu-GDP leaves the ribosome and release of GDP is promoted by elongation factor Ts; many prokaryotes have two copies of the gene encoding EF-Tu) produces EMVMPGDNVTVEIELLTPIALEKELRFAIREGGRTVGAGVVAEILD; encoded by the coding sequence GAGATGGTGATGCCTGGTGACAACGTGACGGTGGAGATAGAGTTGTTAACGCCGATCGCGTTGGAGAAGGAGTTGCGGTTTGCGATAAGGGAGGGCGGGCGCACTGTAGGAGCGGGCGTCGTCGCAGAAATACTAGACTGA